Within the Verrucomicrobiota bacterium genome, the region TCTTCCACTGTGGCCCCAACCAAGCCAAAATCCGCCCGCTGCAGCAAAGCGACCGCTTGCTCGAATATCTTCGGCTCCTTCTTGGCGAGGCTGGACGTATGACCTGGTGTCAGGACTGCGTTAACGCCCAAGTGGAGGAAATGCATGGTTTTCTTAAACCACTGATATATCGTGTCTAGTTGCTTGTGGTTCCACTGTGCTCCCGTGGACACGAACAACGCGTTGTCCCGGGTTTTGTCCTTTAACGCTTGGTCATACCGAAAATTCGCCGTAGGCGAACTCCATGAATACTTCTTTTTGTGTGCATCCCATCGCCGCTCGAACCACTTTTGTGCATGCCCTTTCGGGTACGCCACCAGGATTTCGTGGGTCACTCGTTCCCGCGTAACGGAAAATCCATACTGGTACCGGGTTCCCTCAATGATCGCCGTGATTTCAAACCGTGACGGCTCATTTGCCGCTCCTGGCGCCAACAGAAAAGGCTGTGCCTTGATCGCGTCTCCCGGTTGAAGTTTGATGGCCGAGTTCTCCACGAAGTAATCCATAAATTGCAGCGCATCCAGCACATTGCTTTTCCCTGAAGCATTCGCGCCGTAAAGCGCAGCCCCCTTCAGCAGGTTGACTCCTCTGAACCCTGAGACGCTTTCCAAATCAATGAGGTGCCCGGGCAGGGACTTGTCGTGGTTGTTCGCAACCATGCTCAAACGTTGCTCAGCACGAAACGACCGATGATTCTCGAATACAAACTCAATAAGCATGGTTAAAGTATTGCCAAAATAAAGCGCAATGTCAACTTTATTTCCATTTTCTTGCAAATAAATGTGTTTTATGAGTTTTTTTTGCATCAAAATAGCGCTTTGTAACACCATATACTTCTAATATTAAAGAACTTGCAGCATTTCTCCCCTCGCAGCGCGTACCCTACAGAATGTTAAACGCGGCCGTACACCTCTCGCTGAGCAACGTCAAGGCTCGGTTCACGCTGAAGCCGCGAGTCTTCGAGCTAACTGTGTGTGACGTTGAGACACGGCGGTCGCGCTTCAGGTCACTCTCCGGGCGGGCGTTGACGCGGGGAAGGTGTGCTGTCACCGGAAGTGGGATTGCCCGAGCCTTGACGGCCCGGTCCGCCGGGACGCCGACCACCGCCCTGGCCTGACATGCCCGGACTACCCGGACCGCCTTGACCATTTCGGCCGCCCATTACCGCTCGATCTGA harbors:
- a CDS encoding ATP-binding protein, whose protein sequence is MVLQSAILMQKKLIKHIYLQENGNKVDIALYFGNTLTMLIEFVFENHRSFRAEQRLSMVANNHDKSLPGHLIDLESVSGFRGVNLLKGAALYGANASGKSNVLDALQFMDYFVENSAIKLQPGDAIKAQPFLLAPGAANEPSRFEITAIIEGTRYQYGFSVTRERVTHEILVAYPKGHAQKWFERRWDAHKKKYSWSSPTANFRYDQALKDKTRDNALFVSTGAQWNHKQLDTIYQWFKKTMHFLHLGVNAVLTPGHTSSLAKKEPKIFEQAVALLQRADFGLVGATVEEHQIPVEDLKAHLPPAMLKKMEEKGDLREITETEIKLQHQADGMDPVAIDFDSESAGTQRFFALVGPWLEMLEKGQIVCIDELESSLHPNLVAEFLKLLFCAKHNRKGAQVIFTTHNSTLLGSKILRRDQIWFTEKKPTGDTFLYPLTDYKPRNTESLEKGYLTGRYGGVPYIPEGLCPSK